The Chryseobacterium sp. 52 genome includes a region encoding these proteins:
- a CDS encoding GEVED domain-containing protein, translated as MVVGLFTQAQTVTIGTGTATQRYPLGTYYGFQRDASLYTAAEANIPAGGSVLSVAWNATVATSIATPVKIYLKSVPAATTAITAQSWPTAIAGATLVYNGTINSIPTGWNTVTLTSPFYYNGVENLMVLVETNYGGSGNGTTAGNSFTYSNNASKHMLLEVDNTAPTTATGTVDANRPNIQLTFGPPPSCIPPFGLTVGTVAPTSAPISWTAPSSAPAAGYEIYYSTSPTAPTPTTPASQTVTGTSATLSPLVPVTTYYVWVRSKCSGTDQSTWIGSATVTTPPTCSAPTALTLGTVIPTSASISWTAPAFAPAGGYDVYYSTSATPPTAATLPSQTVTTGTSATLSPLIANTTYYVWVRSRCTTADQSAWTGPLTVLTGYCTPTGGSSSTTYYLKTVTTTGGINNLNYSANAYAAYVNSTASPFAALPSNTVTVNLATSGTSTYYYYVWVDWNNNMSFNDPGETILATTTYAATGTANIAIPAGQAPGNYRVRMASSFIGAITPCGPAPYGNYVDFTLNVIALQACTTAPPTNIVVSNLTPTSALVTWLPSTGATYVLRYKTVAGTVWTPVNITAPLSSSYTINGLTEQTQYEVQIATICGGTQGAFSPSTLFTTPAITYCTSASTSTTIDGYISKVVVTPNAAIPMTSVSDFSNYTDYTGDATRLVTLVRGLPNNTVTIDKTWPGTQYSFGTGVWIDFNRNGVFESTEQVLNSPSNTTSPVTATFPVPNAAGGVYMGNLTTRMRVALRESATAAACGTFTWGEVEDYAVKLIDQPACTTAAPTGITVLNLTATTATVYWLGAANATYTIRWKLATAGTYTIPAVTLGPGVTSYTIPGLTEQTKYDVQVSTTCAGSTGAYSPAVQFTTPPLSYCPMTGTGTNDHISNVTVTSSNPGVPVMNNTSVQNNYTNYSTPQTLITLDAGSANNKISVAKGWTGATSSDAVSAWIDYNRNGVFEASEQILTSGASTTTPVSNNNFTVPATAYTGPLTTTMRVVLKRTSAPVLCQNAVNGEVEDYAVRIRPCSNNTPNQPTIVATHNSATITFSGVTNNVTYLLRYRLQGPPPGPWIEIYASALLNNVPLVINGLTPATNYEVQVAAVCGDVVGTFTAIKPFVTRCDPTPPNVTISNITTNSALITWAPLSASSTYTVEWRKVGSAGVWTQIPNIAPPTNTYLLTGLDPYTKYEVRVANKCVGETTLNPYSNPKVFTTERTCELAPPGLTILQLTPTSAEVTWDGFPGATYILRYRKVGIPSWTNVPLITNTYTITGLLEETKYEMQVVNICNGTPGTFTPPYYFTTPTVIYCQMGSQNAVNEHISKVTVIPNGRPKMENASGPSSYTNYTGVPGTFIEMVQGSTGNQITIEKKWNGTNHDEGIAVWIDFNRNGYFDLDERVFTSPPNTTSPVTGTFSVPVDAYVSMTNYKYVVMRIAMMRDGVPVNCTNFANGEVEDYSVRIAKPAVPNSLNQTDIMIYPNPVSTVLYVKNISKKAKYKIYNSAGQVIGDGILLNNQINVSKLINGIYVIDIEDNGITVQKKFIKE; from the coding sequence ATGGTCGTCGGACTATTCACACAAGCACAAACAGTTACTATTGGTACAGGAACGGCTACTCAGAGATATCCTTTGGGTACTTACTATGGATTCCAAAGAGATGCATCACTTTATACCGCAGCGGAAGCAAATATTCCGGCGGGAGGAAGTGTTTTGTCTGTAGCATGGAATGCAACAGTAGCGACAAGCATTGCTACGCCGGTAAAGATTTATTTAAAATCTGTTCCTGCTGCAACCACCGCGATTACAGCCCAAAGCTGGCCTACTGCAATCGCTGGTGCTACTTTAGTATACAACGGAACGATAAATAGTATCCCTACGGGATGGAATACTGTCACACTAACCAGTCCTTTTTATTACAATGGAGTGGAGAACTTGATGGTATTGGTTGAAACCAACTATGGGGGAAGCGGAAACGGAACAACAGCAGGAAACTCCTTTACCTATTCCAATAATGCATCGAAACATATGTTGCTGGAAGTTGATAATACAGCTCCTACAACTGCCACTGGTACCGTTGATGCCAATAGACCAAATATTCAATTAACTTTTGGTCCGCCACCTTCATGTATACCACCTTTTGGATTAACTGTAGGAACGGTAGCACCAACAAGTGCACCAATCAGCTGGACAGCACCTTCTTCTGCACCGGCAGCAGGGTATGAGATTTATTACAGTACTTCTCCAACAGCTCCAACACCAACTACACCAGCTTCACAAACGGTTACAGGAACAAGTGCTACACTTTCTCCATTGGTACCTGTTACAACATACTATGTATGGGTGAGATCGAAATGTTCTGGAACTGATCAGAGCACATGGATAGGATCAGCAACTGTTACTACACCTCCTACATGTTCTGCACCTACGGCATTAACTTTAGGAACGGTAATACCAACGAGTGCCTCAATCAGCTGGACTGCACCTGCTTTTGCACCAGCGGGAGGATATGATGTTTATTACAGTACTTCTGCTACACCTCCAACAGCTGCTACACTTCCTTCACAAACAGTGACAACAGGAACAAGCGCTACTCTTTCTCCACTAATTGCTAATACAACATATTATGTATGGGTGAGATCAAGATGTACTACAGCAGATCAAAGTGCATGGACAGGACCATTGACTGTGCTTACAGGATATTGTACGCCAACAGGTGGGTCGAGTTCAACTACATATTATCTTAAAACTGTTACCACAACAGGGGGTATTAATAATTTAAATTATTCAGCTAATGCATACGCTGCATATGTTAATAGTACTGCTAGCCCTTTTGCCGCTTTACCTAGTAATACGGTAACTGTAAATTTAGCTACCAGTGGAACAAGTACTTATTATTATTATGTTTGGGTTGACTGGAATAATAATATGAGTTTTAATGACCCGGGCGAAACTATTCTGGCAACAACTACCTATGCTGCAACAGGAACTGCAAACATTGCAATACCTGCAGGTCAGGCACCTGGAAATTACAGGGTAAGAATGGCTTCATCATTTATAGGCGCTATTACTCCGTGTGGACCAGCTCCATATGGTAATTATGTAGATTTTACATTAAACGTTATTGCTTTACAGGCATGTACTACAGCACCTCCAACTAATATTGTGGTTTCAAACCTTACTCCAACTTCAGCTCTTGTAACTTGGTTGCCTTCAACAGGAGCAACGTATGTACTACGTTACAAAACTGTAGCAGGTACTGTATGGACTCCGGTAAATATTACGGCACCACTTTCAAGCAGTTATACAATAAATGGTCTTACAGAACAGACCCAATATGAAGTTCAGATTGCTACAATCTGTGGAGGTACACAGGGAGCATTCTCTCCAAGTACACTTTTTACAACTCCTGCAATTACATATTGTACTTCAGCGTCTACAAGTACTACTATTGATGGCTACATCAGCAAAGTTGTAGTAACCCCGAATGCTGCCATACCAATGACTAGTGTTTCGGATTTCAGTAATTATACAGATTATACAGGAGATGCTACAAGATTGGTTACTTTGGTAAGAGGTTTACCAAACAATACGGTCACTATTGATAAAACCTGGCCAGGTACCCAATATTCTTTCGGAACGGGAGTATGGATTGACTTTAACAGAAACGGGGTTTTTGAAAGTACCGAACAGGTATTGAATTCACCTAGTAATACAACAAGTCCTGTGACGGCTACCTTCCCAGTTCCTAACGCTGCCGGAGGAGTCTATATGGGGAATCTTACGACCCGTATGCGTGTTGCTTTAAGAGAAAGTGCTACCGCAGCTGCTTGTGGAACTTTCACTTGGGGTGAAGTAGAAGATTATGCTGTGAAATTAATTGATCAGCCTGCTTGTACTACAGCAGCGCCTACAGGTATTACTGTTTTAAACCTTACAGCCACTACAGCCACTGTTTATTGGTTAGGTGCTGCGAATGCAACTTACACCATCAGATGGAAGTTGGCTACTGCAGGGACCTATACAATTCCAGCTGTTACTTTAGGGCCTGGAGTAACCAGTTATACGATTCCTGGTCTTACTGAACAGACTAAATATGATGTACAGGTTTCCACTACGTGTGCAGGTTCTACAGGAGCATATTCTCCAGCAGTACAATTTACCACACCACCACTTTCATACTGCCCTATGACAGGAACAGGAACTAACGACCACATTTCAAATGTAACCGTTACTTCTTCTAACCCTGGAGTACCAGTAATGAATAATACATCTGTACAGAATAATTATACGAACTACTCGACGCCGCAAACATTGATTACTTTGGATGCAGGTTCAGCGAATAATAAGATCTCTGTAGCAAAAGGATGGACAGGTGCAACAAGCAGTGATGCAGTTTCAGCCTGGATAGATTATAACAGAAACGGAGTTTTTGAAGCTTCAGAACAGATATTAACCTCAGGAGCAAGTACTACAACTCCTGTTAGTAATAATAATTTTACTGTTCCGGCAACAGCTTATACAGGTCCGCTTACTACTACCATGAGAGTAGTGCTTAAACGTACCAGTGCTCCGGTATTGTGTCAGAACGCAGTGAACGGAGAAGTTGAAGATTACGCGGTAAGAATTAGACCATGTAGTAATAATACGCCTAACCAGCCTACAATCGTTGCAACGCATAACTCTGCTACGATTACTTTCTCAGGAGTTACGAATAATGTTACCTACCTTCTAAGATACAGACTGCAGGGACCACCTCCGGGACCATGGATAGAAATATATGCTTCTGCATTGCTAAACAATGTTCCGCTTGTCATTAATGGTTTAACTCCAGCTACGAACTATGAAGTTCAGGTTGCTGCAGTGTGTGGAGATGTTGTTGGTACATTTACTGCGATTAAACCATTCGTAACAAGATGCGACCCTACACCTCCAAACGTTACTATAAGTAATATTACAACAAACTCTGCACTGATTACATGGGCTCCGCTTTCAGCTAGCTCTACATATACAGTGGAGTGGAGAAAAGTAGGGTCTGCCGGTGTCTGGACTCAAATCCCTAACATTGCTCCTCCTACTAATACATATTTGTTAACTGGTTTAGATCCGTATACGAAATATGAAGTTAGAGTGGCTAACAAATGTGTTGGAGAAACGACTCTTAACCCATATTCAAATCCGAAAGTATTTACTACGGAAAGAACATGTGAATTAGCTCCTCCTGGATTAACAATTCTTCAGCTTACTCCAACATCGGCTGAAGTTACTTGGGATGGTTTCCCTGGGGCAACCTATATCCTTAGATACAGAAAAGTAGGTATTCCGAGCTGGACTAATGTTCCTTTAATAACGAATACTTATACAATAACAGGATTATTGGAAGAAACGAAATATGAAATGCAGGTTGTAAACATTTGTAACGGTACACCGGGTACATTTACTCCTCCATATTATTTCACAACACCTACAGTAATCTATTGCCAGATGGGTTCTCAGAACGCTGTTAATGAACATATTTCTAAAGTTACGGTAATTCCGAACGGAAGACCTAAAATGGAAAATGCTTCAGGACCGTCTAGCTATACCAATTATACAGGAGTACCTGGAACATTCATAGAAATGGTTCAGGGATCTACAGGAAATCAGATTACGATTGAGAAGAAGTGGAACGGAACCAACCATGATGAAGGTATCGCGGTATGGATCGATTTCAACAGAAACGGATATTTTGATCTTGACGAAAGAGTATTTACATCACCTCCGAATACAACGAGTCCTGTTACAGGAACATTCAGTGTACCGGTAGATGCTTATGTAAGTATGACAAACTACAAGTATGTAGTGATGAGAATTGCCATGATGAGAGACGGAGTTCCTGTGAACTGTACTAATTTTGCTAATGGAGAAGTAGAGGATTACTCAGTAAGAATCGCTAAACCGGCAGTACCGAACTCTCTAAACCAAACGGATATCATGATTTATCCTAACCCGGTAAGCACAGTATTGTATGTAAAAAATATCAGCAAAAAAGCGAAATATAAAATCTACAATTCTGCAGGACAAGTTATCGGAGACGGTATTCTACTGAATAACCAGATCAATGTAAGTAAATTGATCAATGGTATTTATGTAATAGATATCGAAGACAATGGTATAACAGTTCAAAAGAAATTTATTAAAGAGTAA
- a CDS encoding reprolysin-like metallopeptidase has product MKKIFTSVFSLCMFAAASAQWAPSTGKTGEIVQRSDIREYYSLDISLLRSQLAGAQEMGRNAKPIAVSLPTLDGKIERFNVYSFPVIAKDLADQYQLGSYVGVGIDDPSKYLRFSLAPNDFQSMIIKDGVYQFIEPQNASKTVYGVHAKTTGVGSQGFLCSMDEDILSKNEIAKLYNTNKSIKNNPSDFSKSSDKKYRTLRLALSVTGEYTAYFGGTQAGALTAMNATLSRVNGVFEKDLGVHLNMVNYPTLVYMDAATDPYSPASQMSSWNVQLQQTLTSVVGNENYDIGHLFGRSGGGGNAGCIGCICVDPATPTTKAKGSGFTSPANAIPQGDTFDIDYVAHEMGHQLGANHTFSHNLEGAGVNMEPGSGSTIMGYAGITGANVQMNSDPYFHVVSIIQVQNNLVAKTCDIETSVTNNPPVIAALSDYSIPKGTAFALTGNAIDPEGNPMTFTWEQFDNAAATVTSVNGNTGVGPLFRSILPSASPTRYFPKLNTVLAGNLSSASDWETVSNRARSTSFVFTARDNSPVVTEQQTNSALQKINVGNEGPFKVTSTTVYNNAAGAVTWNVVNTNAGMYNAQNVKIDYTADNGITWVVLSPSTPNDGAEAFTFSSLATGASIKIRVSAIGNVFYAIGNATVAASMATCSTTATAGVAASGLTISSGNIMWAPVQGATYALRYRKTGTTTWTTVNVPTNSYYIAGLDDTTQYEVQVANICGSTTGEYSTSTNFSTLTYAYCSNATGSFEDEYISNVSVTPVGMGIVSNTSTGSTYTDYTADPSKVITLKQGSSGNAISVTKAWATSTQYNEGVSAWIDFNRDGNFSDSEKIFTSVANVVTPVSGTFSVPVDAYADKKIIMRVVMAYADQPENGCNGFAYGEIEDYPVQIQKVLSTNDIGNNPNNGIQIYPNPVSDILNVTKVSDKAIYTIYNTAGQLVGNGNINSGKINVSSLVKGGYVITIDEKGKDQFRSKFIKK; this is encoded by the coding sequence ATGAAGAAAATTTTTACCTCAGTATTTTCTCTCTGTATGTTTGCCGCTGCTAGTGCACAGTGGGCTCCGTCAACAGGCAAAACAGGAGAAATCGTACAGCGGTCAGATATCAGGGAATATTATTCTTTAGATATTTCTTTACTAAGATCACAGCTTGCGGGAGCTCAGGAAATGGGCAGGAACGCTAAACCTATTGCTGTGTCACTTCCTACTTTAGATGGTAAAATTGAAAGATTCAATGTGTACAGCTTTCCCGTGATTGCTAAGGATCTTGCAGATCAGTATCAGCTGGGATCGTATGTGGGAGTAGGTATCGATGACCCCTCAAAATATTTAAGATTTTCATTAGCTCCTAATGATTTTCAGTCCATGATCATTAAAGACGGAGTATATCAGTTTATTGAACCTCAGAATGCTTCCAAAACAGTCTATGGCGTACATGCAAAGACTACCGGTGTAGGATCGCAGGGCTTCCTGTGCTCTATGGATGAAGATATCCTGTCTAAAAACGAGATTGCAAAACTTTACAATACCAACAAGTCTATTAAAAACAATCCATCGGATTTTTCTAAATCTTCTGACAAGAAGTACAGAACTTTAAGACTTGCCCTTTCTGTAACAGGTGAATATACAGCTTATTTTGGCGGTACCCAGGCAGGAGCTCTTACAGCTATGAATGCCACCCTTTCAAGAGTGAATGGTGTTTTTGAAAAAGATTTGGGAGTACACCTTAATATGGTAAACTACCCAACATTGGTTTATATGGATGCTGCGACCGATCCTTATTCTCCAGCTTCACAGATGTCCAGCTGGAATGTTCAGCTTCAGCAAACTCTTACCAGTGTAGTCGGAAACGAGAATTATGATATCGGACACTTATTTGGAAGAAGTGGTGGCGGTGGAAATGCCGGATGTATAGGATGTATCTGTGTAGATCCTGCTACTCCTACAACCAAAGCCAAAGGTTCCGGATTTACTTCACCGGCTAATGCAATCCCACAGGGAGATACTTTTGATATTGATTATGTTGCCCATGAAATGGGACACCAGCTGGGTGCCAATCATACATTTTCACATAACCTGGAAGGTGCAGGAGTTAATATGGAGCCTGGCTCAGGATCTACTATTATGGGATATGCAGGTATTACAGGTGCCAACGTTCAGATGAATTCTGATCCTTACTTCCATGTGGTAAGTATTATTCAGGTTCAGAATAACCTGGTTGCCAAAACATGTGATATTGAAACATCAGTGACCAATAATCCTCCGGTGATTGCAGCTCTAAGTGATTATTCAATTCCAAAAGGAACAGCATTTGCACTTACAGGCAATGCAATTGATCCCGAAGGTAATCCAATGACATTTACCTGGGAGCAGTTTGATAATGCTGCCGCTACTGTGACTTCTGTGAATGGAAATACAGGGGTGGGACCATTATTTAGATCTATACTTCCGTCTGCATCACCTACAAGATATTTTCCTAAATTAAATACAGTATTGGCAGGAAACCTTTCCTCTGCATCAGACTGGGAAACAGTATCAAACAGAGCCAGATCTACAAGCTTTGTATTTACGGCAAGAGATAACAGTCCTGTTGTTACTGAACAGCAGACTAATTCTGCACTTCAGAAAATTAATGTAGGAAATGAAGGACCTTTTAAAGTAACTTCAACTACAGTCTATAATAATGCGGCCGGTGCTGTAACCTGGAATGTAGTCAATACGAATGCCGGAATGTATAATGCCCAAAACGTTAAAATAGATTATACGGCAGATAACGGAATTACATGGGTTGTACTTTCTCCATCTACACCAAATGACGGAGCAGAGGCATTTACATTCTCTTCTCTTGCTACAGGTGCCAGTATAAAAATTAGAGTAAGTGCTATAGGAAATGTTTTCTATGCAATAGGAAATGCTACGGTAGCCGCTTCAATGGCTACATGTTCTACGACAGCTACTGCAGGAGTTGCTGCTTCAGGACTGACGATTTCTTCAGGAAACATTATGTGGGCACCGGTTCAGGGAGCTACATATGCATTAAGATACAGAAAAACAGGGACTACAACCTGGACTACAGTAAATGTTCCTACGAACTCTTATTATATTGCAGGTCTTGATGATACAACACAATATGAAGTACAGGTAGCTAACATATGTGGAAGTACAACAGGTGAATATTCCACAAGTACGAACTTTAGTACACTGACTTACGCATATTGCTCAAATGCGACCGGAAGTTTTGAAGATGAATATATTTCAAATGTTTCGGTCACTCCGGTGGGAATGGGTATCGTTTCCAATACAAGTACCGGTTCTACTTATACAGATTATACAGCTGATCCTTCAAAAGTGATTACCCTTAAGCAGGGCAGTTCAGGGAATGCCATCAGCGTTACTAAAGCCTGGGCTACTTCTACCCAATATAATGAGGGAGTAAGTGCCTGGATCGATTTCAACAGAGATGGTAACTTCTCAGATTCTGAAAAAATATTTACCAGCGTTGCGAATGTAGTGACTCCGGTATCAGGGACATTCTCTGTACCAGTAGATGCATATGCAGACAAAAAAATAATTATGAGAGTAGTTATGGCCTACGCAGATCAGCCTGAAAATGGATGTAATGGTTTTGCTTATGGTGAGATTGAAGATTATCCTGTTCAGATTCAGAAGGTGTTGAGTACAAATGATATCGGAAATAATCCTAATAACGGGATCCAGATTTATCCTAATCCGGTAAGCGATATTCTGAATGTAACCAAGGTTTCGGATAAAGCAATATATACCATTTACAATACTGCCGGACAATTGGTAGGAAATGGAAATATTAATAGCGGAAAGATAAATGTTTCTTCTCTTGTGAAAGGCGGATATGTCATCACAATTGATGAAAAAGGAAAAGATCAATTCAGATCTAAGTTTATTAAAAAATAA
- a CDS encoding DUF6048 family protein: MKTRLIFSFFFSIIGILGLAQDKKETKEAKKVQEKYKPNFMVGLDVLNTGASFFSDRMLYQGFISSKVRGNVHAIAEAGFEKNVYQKNGYDAKASGPFVKLGAFYMLAKDPENEFNGFYAGGKVGAAFYNQEYMAVPVRGFGGSASSVAFPASSQTSAWLEGTLGGRVQLFESNFYIDINLQPKYLVYTSKQDDITPMIVPGFGRSSAKFNMGFAWNIAYKF; this comes from the coding sequence ATGAAAACAAGACTAATCTTTTCCTTCTTTTTTAGCATTATAGGAATACTGGGTCTGGCCCAGGACAAAAAAGAAACCAAAGAAGCCAAAAAAGTTCAGGAGAAATACAAACCGAATTTTATGGTAGGTCTCGATGTTCTTAATACAGGTGCGTCTTTCTTTTCAGACCGAATGCTTTATCAGGGATTTATTTCATCAAAGGTGAGAGGAAATGTTCATGCTATTGCCGAAGCCGGTTTTGAGAAAAATGTTTATCAAAAGAACGGGTATGATGCAAAAGCAAGCGGTCCTTTTGTGAAATTGGGTGCTTTTTATATGCTGGCTAAAGATCCTGAAAACGAATTCAATGGTTTTTATGCAGGAGGTAAGGTTGGTGCTGCATTCTATAATCAGGAATATATGGCCGTTCCGGTCCGCGGATTTGGAGGAAGTGCTTCTTCCGTTGCATTTCCTGCCTCTTCACAAACTTCTGCCTGGTTAGAAGGAACCTTGGGAGGAAGAGTACAGTTGTTTGAATCCAATTTTTATATTGATATCAATCTTCAACCGAAATATTTAGTTTATACTTCCAAACAGGATGACATTACACCAATGATTGTGCCTGGATTCGGTAGAAGTTCAGCCAAATTCAATATGGGCTTCGCATGGAATATTGCATATAAATTTTAA
- a CDS encoding DUF6452 family protein, with product MKYFKFLIMICFMGMLFSCGGDDDICESGEGTPRLKVAFKSQESGKERPLDSLYVAVDYGSGKVQLGKLTKIDSRLIPLRVDESPYTDVYFRLENKGVESHVRISYTTKTEYVSPGCGIRKFYENLDSKLDTTTPTPVKGIEAGQNFIENENKTNLFLLF from the coding sequence ATGAAATATTTTAAATTTCTCATCATGATCTGCTTCATGGGAATGCTTTTTTCCTGTGGCGGAGACGATGATATCTGTGAAAGTGGAGAAGGTACCCCAAGACTGAAAGTGGCGTTTAAGTCTCAGGAGTCTGGTAAAGAGAGACCTTTGGATTCATTGTATGTTGCCGTGGACTACGGTTCCGGTAAAGTACAGTTGGGTAAACTGACAAAGATAGATTCAAGGCTTATTCCTTTAAGAGTAGATGAATCGCCTTATACGGATGTTTATTTCAGGCTTGAAAATAAAGGGGTAGAGTCTCATGTCCGGATCAGTTATACAACAAAGACGGAGTATGTTTCTCCGGGATGTGGAATCAGGAAATTTTACGAGAACTTAGATTCAAAATTAGATACAACAACACCAACTCCGGTTAAAGGTATAGAAGCCGGACAAAATTTTATTGAGAATGAAAACAAGACTAATCTTTTCCTTCTTTTTTAG
- the rlmD gene encoding 23S rRNA (uracil(1939)-C(5))-methyltransferase RlmD — protein MRKKKDIILENIKLFGAGAKGVAIGRTEEGKTVLVSGAVPGDVVNARVKKSKSKYYEAETVEVVEKSPFRVDAKCIHFGTCGGCKWQNMSYEKQLDFKQEEVYNNIKRIGGIDDFETVPILGAEEQYFYRNKMEFSFSNARWLTQYEISSEENFGSKDALGFHIPGMWSKILDLKECFLQEDPSNAIRLAVKKFGVDNGLDFFDVKSQEGFLRTLMMRQNSKGEWMVLFQLYREEKNNREQLFQYLLEKFPQIKTLVYAINPKQNDSIYDLNVNIYFGEGFLMEEMDGLKFKIGPKSFFQTNYKQALELYRKTLEFADLKGDEVVYDLYTGTGTIAQYVARNAKHVIGIESVQEAIDAAIEHAELNGLTNTTFYCGDMKNVFNDEFLENHPKADVLITDPPRDGMHQKVVEQILKLAPEKVVYVSCNSATQARDLALMKEHYTLVKILPVDMFPQTHHVENIALLIKK, from the coding sequence ATGAGAAAGAAGAAAGATATAATTCTTGAAAATATTAAGTTGTTCGGTGCAGGGGCAAAAGGTGTTGCGATAGGAAGAACAGAAGAAGGAAAAACAGTACTGGTTTCAGGGGCAGTTCCTGGAGATGTGGTTAATGCCAGAGTGAAAAAATCCAAGTCCAAATACTATGAAGCAGAAACCGTAGAAGTTGTGGAGAAGTCTCCATTCAGAGTAGATGCTAAATGTATTCATTTCGGGACTTGTGGCGGATGCAAGTGGCAGAATATGAGCTATGAAAAACAGCTTGATTTCAAACAGGAAGAAGTATACAATAATATAAAAAGAATCGGCGGGATTGATGATTTCGAAACCGTTCCGATCCTAGGGGCTGAAGAGCAGTATTTCTACAGAAATAAAATGGAGTTTTCTTTCTCAAACGCGAGATGGCTTACTCAGTATGAAATAAGCTCTGAAGAAAATTTTGGAAGCAAAGATGCTCTTGGTTTTCATATTCCTGGAATGTGGAGCAAGATTTTAGATCTTAAAGAATGTTTCCTTCAGGAAGATCCGTCCAATGCAATACGTCTGGCTGTGAAAAAGTTTGGAGTAGACAACGGCTTGGATTTCTTCGATGTGAAAAGTCAGGAAGGCTTTTTGAGAACGTTAATGATGAGGCAGAACTCTAAAGGTGAATGGATGGTTTTATTCCAGCTTTACAGAGAAGAGAAGAATAACAGAGAACAGCTTTTCCAGTACTTATTGGAAAAATTCCCGCAGATCAAAACATTAGTGTATGCTATTAATCCAAAACAAAACGATTCTATCTACGATTTGAATGTTAATATTTATTTCGGGGAAGGATTTTTAATGGAGGAAATGGATGGCTTAAAGTTTAAAATCGGTCCAAAATCATTCTTTCAAACCAATTATAAACAAGCTTTGGAACTTTACAGAAAAACATTAGAGTTTGCTGATTTAAAAGGGGATGAAGTAGTATATGATTTATATACAGGAACAGGAACTATTGCCCAATATGTTGCCAGAAATGCAAAACATGTGATCGGGATAGAATCTGTTCAGGAAGCTATTGATGCTGCTATTGAACATGCTGAATTAAACGGTCTTACCAATACAACATTCTATTGTGGAGATATGAAAAATGTCTTTAACGATGAATTCTTAGAAAATCATCCAAAAGCAGATGTTTTAATTACCGATCCGCCAAGAGATGGAATGCACCAGAAAGTAGTGGAGCAGATCTTGAAACTTGCTCCGGAAAAAGTAGTATATGTAAGCTGTAATTCTGCAACACAGGCGAGAGATCTTGCTTTGATGAAAGAACATTATACCCTGGTGAAAATATTGCCGGTAGATATGTTCCCGCAAACCCATCACGTTGAGAATATTGCATTGCTTATTAAAAAATAA